A window of the Prosthecobacter debontii genome harbors these coding sequences:
- a CDS encoding DMT family transporter: protein MVSEKVPPTLATILYPFIAALLYAFGAMVLKRSSELGIGLWRTTFVANAIVAVLFSLLWLLPGQPIDRNLLWQPGVIAMCLFFGQISQFIALEKGDVSVAVPVFGLKVILVAFLTPFLVGESVGLKLWIAALLSVLGIALLNKKDQGKSPRGLGITLAAGGVGAVCFAIFDVLVQKWGPAWGATRLLPCIFWINALLSCGLIFRFSAPLSTIPKQGWAWLTGGSVLLGTQSIIFVSTVAVYGKATSANIVYASRGLLSVALVWLVGHWFANQEKNLGGAVLRWRLAGALLMMSAIVLVVV, encoded by the coding sequence ATGGTATCGGAAAAGGTGCCCCCAACCCTCGCCACGATTCTTTACCCCTTCATTGCTGCCCTTCTTTATGCCTTCGGTGCCATGGTGCTGAAGCGATCCAGCGAACTCGGCATCGGGCTCTGGCGCACCACGTTTGTGGCCAATGCCATCGTGGCGGTGTTGTTTTCGTTACTCTGGCTGCTGCCGGGGCAACCCATTGATCGGAATTTGCTCTGGCAGCCAGGGGTTATCGCCATGTGCTTGTTCTTCGGGCAGATCTCTCAGTTCATCGCCCTAGAGAAAGGGGACGTCTCGGTAGCGGTGCCGGTCTTCGGTTTGAAGGTGATCCTGGTGGCTTTTCTAACCCCGTTTCTCGTCGGAGAGAGTGTGGGGCTGAAACTCTGGATCGCGGCGTTACTTAGCGTTTTGGGCATCGCTCTATTGAATAAGAAGGACCAGGGCAAATCACCGCGGGGGCTGGGCATCACTCTGGCAGCAGGAGGCGTGGGAGCGGTCTGCTTCGCCATCTTCGATGTGCTAGTGCAAAAGTGGGGACCGGCCTGGGGAGCAACTCGTCTCCTGCCCTGCATTTTCTGGATCAATGCCCTGCTCTCTTGCGGACTGATCTTTCGCTTTTCCGCCCCTTTGAGCACCATCCCCAAACAAGGTTGGGCATGGCTCACAGGAGGCTCCGTTTTACTAGGCACTCAGAGCATTATTTTCGTCAGCACCGTGGCCGTGTACGGCAAAGCCACCTCGGCCAATATCGTCTATGCCTCACGTGGGTTGCTCAGCGTGGCACTCGTGTGGCTGGTGGGGCATTGGTTTGCCAATCAGGAAAAGAACCTGGGAGGGGCAGTGCTGCGCTGGCGTCTCGCCGGGGCTCTGCTGATGATGAGCGCGATCGTGCTGGTGGTGGTGTGA
- a CDS encoding flavoprotein: MSKIVLGITGSIAAYKAADLASQLTKVGHEVTCVLTKEAVEFVTPLTLGTLSRRPVVTDLFAEKEGWQPGHIQLADEADLLLIAPATANVLAAMAHGFAHDALTAIALATRAPILIAPAMNGKMWLHPATQRNVEILKGWGVQFIEPAEGLLACGYEGVGRLAPVEDILAAAGAVLANKAKA, encoded by the coding sequence ATGTCTAAAATCGTCCTCGGCATCACCGGTTCCATCGCCGCCTATAAAGCGGCTGATCTGGCCAGCCAACTGACCAAAGTCGGCCATGAGGTGACCTGCGTGCTGACGAAGGAAGCGGTGGAGTTTGTCACCCCGTTGACACTGGGCACCCTCTCACGTCGGCCGGTGGTGACGGATCTATTTGCCGAAAAAGAGGGCTGGCAGCCAGGGCATATCCAGTTGGCGGATGAGGCCGATCTGCTGTTGATCGCACCCGCCACAGCCAACGTCTTGGCAGCCATGGCCCATGGTTTTGCCCATGATGCGCTGACGGCCATTGCACTCGCGACACGGGCTCCGATCCTCATTGCACCCGCCATGAATGGCAAAATGTGGCTGCACCCGGCCACCCAGCGGAATGTGGAGATACTCAAAGGCTGGGGCGTGCAGTTCATCGAACCGGCGGAGGGGCTGCTGGCCTGCGGTTATGAAGGGGTTGGCCGACTGGCTCCCGTGGAGGACATCCTGGCTGCGGCAGGCGCGGTTTTAGCCAACAAGGCCAAGGCATGA
- a CDS encoding sulfatase family protein yields the protein MKALLTGLMLILPVGLRAEKTETKTAAQPDVLVILTDQWSPRYLSWENPEVKTPNLDRMAKEGMIFDACYTTSPVCMPARISLITGLYPHNGGHSVWGNVGNYATPAEAAPMFRDIRAAGYTTAQIGKLHWSSGAAWKEHHENLEDYYQALGLDVVVDVSGPPDSADARGAYARHLRQKGLLEQVAKDLHDRYVKWEFEPRASVVGVEDYHDVFVADEAVKFIGGQPQEKPLCLVASFHSPHPPLDPPGEFATMYEPEKLTLPANVPPVYLREGHALNHAETREALAAYLGKISLVDRCVGQLIEALKKRGTWDNTLVLFTADHGEMMGAHGYLTKGRFYEESARVPLVIRWPGQVQAGRTKAPAQMMDVYPTIVEAIGGELSPGRFAVSQLPVAMGKKKAVRRVAVSEIGTVAPLRVMARDGRYKWWAEEDKEFLFDLDTDPLEMTNLAELPEHRETLQHMREEMLLHLRSSQLNLSAGYKPKVQRLREAEKKKKPKAAEPPR from the coding sequence ATGAAAGCTCTACTGACAGGTTTAATGCTGATACTCCCGGTCGGACTGCGGGCCGAGAAGACCGAGACAAAGACGGCTGCTCAACCGGATGTGCTGGTGATCCTGACGGATCAGTGGAGCCCGCGTTACCTGAGCTGGGAGAATCCGGAGGTGAAGACGCCGAACTTGGATCGGATGGCGAAGGAGGGGATGATCTTTGATGCGTGTTACACGACTTCACCGGTGTGCATGCCGGCGCGTATCTCCCTGATCACGGGGTTGTATCCTCACAATGGCGGCCACTCCGTGTGGGGGAATGTGGGGAACTATGCCACGCCTGCGGAAGCGGCCCCAATGTTCCGTGATATCCGCGCAGCGGGTTACACGACGGCGCAGATCGGTAAGCTGCATTGGAGTAGTGGAGCGGCTTGGAAAGAACACCACGAAAATCTGGAAGACTACTATCAGGCCCTGGGGCTGGATGTGGTGGTGGATGTCTCGGGGCCGCCGGACTCCGCCGATGCGCGCGGGGCCTATGCCCGACATCTACGTCAAAAGGGGCTGCTGGAGCAGGTGGCCAAGGATCTACATGATCGTTATGTGAAGTGGGAGTTTGAACCGCGTGCCAGTGTCGTTGGTGTGGAGGATTATCACGATGTCTTCGTGGCGGACGAAGCGGTGAAATTCATCGGCGGACAACCGCAGGAAAAGCCGTTGTGTCTGGTGGCCAGCTTTCACTCACCGCATCCGCCGCTGGACCCGCCGGGAGAGTTTGCCACCATGTATGAGCCTGAGAAACTGACGTTGCCCGCGAACGTGCCTCCGGTTTACCTGCGGGAGGGACATGCCCTGAATCATGCGGAGACGCGTGAAGCACTGGCGGCCTATCTGGGCAAGATCTCGCTGGTGGATCGCTGCGTGGGGCAGTTGATTGAGGCGCTGAAAAAACGTGGCACTTGGGACAATACGTTGGTGCTTTTCACCGCCGATCATGGCGAGATGATGGGGGCGCATGGTTACCTCACGAAAGGCCGGTTTTATGAGGAGTCCGCACGCGTGCCTCTGGTGATCCGTTGGCCCGGCCAGGTCCAAGCAGGGCGAACCAAGGCCCCGGCGCAAATGATGGATGTCTATCCCACCATCGTCGAGGCCATCGGGGGAGAACTGAGTCCAGGGCGCTTTGCGGTATCGCAGTTACCGGTGGCGATGGGAAAGAAGAAGGCCGTGCGGCGTGTGGCGGTGAGTGAGATCGGCACGGTGGCACCTCTGCGCGTGATGGCGCGGGATGGGCGCTACAAGTGGTGGGCTGAGGAGGACAAGGAGTTTCTCTTCGACCTGGACACCGATCCTCTGGAGATGACGAATCTGGCGGAGCTACCGGAACATCGTGAGACGCTGCAACACATGCGTGAGGAGATGCTGCTGCACCTGCGCAGCTCCCAGCTCAATCTCTCCGCAGGGTACAAACCGAAGGTGCAGCGGTTGCGAGAGGCGGAGAAAAAGAAGAAACCGAAGGCGGCTGAACCTCCGAGGTAA
- a CDS encoding OmpA family protein: MKILSSHWLVVASVFVSSLAFTQTSPEFTRDKPGSKDHPILKRIEGSVILNYATKKFDSHQVALGPVIFDYAEQKTKDWKKIDVEGARTTLFYREPADASTLECLRSYQNDLKEKGFEVLFEGYSGGKPQEDGNTLDNGYGRFLAAVYQTEKDYGLQEYTMPGADDFRYTAMKKTGEGGAGDIYVTIFTAAVTDSWKDPEKGILAGTVVARVDVIETKAMENRMVMVKADEMEKQITTTGRVALYGIYFDTNKATLKPESDTALAEVQKLMSSDPEIKLLVVGHTDNVGEFEFNRDLSNRRAAAVVEALISRYGISTQRLFPFGCSFASPAAPNANEDGRAKNRRVELVKWN; the protein is encoded by the coding sequence ATGAAGATTTTATCATCTCATTGGTTAGTCGTCGCCAGCGTGTTTGTCTCCAGTCTCGCCTTCACTCAAACAAGTCCAGAGTTCACTCGCGATAAACCCGGCTCCAAGGATCACCCGATTCTGAAGCGCATCGAGGGATCTGTGATTTTGAATTATGCGACCAAGAAGTTTGATTCTCACCAAGTGGCGTTAGGCCCCGTCATTTTTGATTATGCGGAGCAAAAGACCAAGGACTGGAAGAAGATCGATGTCGAAGGAGCACGCACCACGTTGTTTTATCGAGAGCCGGCGGATGCGAGTACTCTGGAGTGCCTGCGCTCTTATCAGAACGACTTGAAGGAGAAGGGATTTGAGGTGCTGTTTGAGGGCTACAGCGGTGGTAAACCTCAAGAAGATGGCAACACGCTGGACAATGGCTATGGCCGCTTCCTGGCAGCCGTCTATCAGACCGAAAAAGACTACGGCCTACAGGAATACACGATGCCTGGAGCCGACGACTTCCGCTACACCGCCATGAAGAAGACGGGAGAAGGAGGTGCCGGAGATATCTATGTGACGATCTTTACCGCAGCGGTCACCGATTCCTGGAAAGATCCCGAGAAGGGTATCCTGGCGGGAACGGTTGTTGCACGTGTGGATGTCATCGAGACCAAGGCCATGGAAAACCGCATGGTGATGGTGAAAGCCGATGAAATGGAAAAGCAAATCACCACCACGGGCCGGGTGGCGCTCTATGGCATCTACTTCGATACGAATAAAGCCACGCTCAAACCGGAATCCGATACCGCGCTCGCTGAGGTGCAGAAGCTCATGAGCTCAGACCCCGAGATCAAGCTCTTGGTGGTGGGGCACACGGACAATGTCGGAGAGTTTGAATTCAACCGTGACCTCTCCAATCGCCGCGCCGCTGCGGTGGTGGAGGCCTTGATCAGTCGCTACGGCATCTCCACGCAACGTCTCTTTCCCTTTGGATGTAGTTTCGCCAGCCCCGCCGCCCCCAATGCGAATGAAGATGGTCGTGCGAAGAATCGCAGGGTGGAGTTGGTGAAGTGGAATTGA
- a CDS encoding inositol monophosphatase family protein, with the protein MSNLLSIAIEAATQAGKLIKENFGADLTVNEMQRHDIKLELDVRSQKLITDIILGHNPDHAILGEEEGDIGGNGDIEWIVDPIDGTVNFYFNIPHFCVSIAARNRETKESLVGVIYDPMMNELWTVEKGGVPQLNGKPISASARAEMKEAVVTVGFSKSKSALDAGFERYKRIAYEVRKTRMLGSAALALAYIACGRLDAYVEEQISLWDIAAGVMLVEAAGGKIMTQASTIKPGTMFICATNGKLDIEPYL; encoded by the coding sequence GTGTCCAACCTCCTCAGCATCGCCATCGAAGCCGCCACCCAGGCGGGTAAGCTCATCAAAGAAAACTTCGGCGCCGACCTCACGGTCAATGAAATGCAGCGTCACGACATCAAGCTGGAGCTGGATGTGCGTAGCCAGAAGCTCATCACCGACATCATCCTCGGGCACAATCCCGACCACGCCATCCTGGGTGAAGAAGAAGGCGACATCGGCGGCAACGGCGACATCGAGTGGATCGTGGACCCCATTGATGGCACGGTGAACTTCTACTTCAACATCCCGCATTTCTGCGTCTCCATCGCCGCTCGCAACCGGGAGACCAAGGAGTCCCTCGTGGGCGTGATCTACGACCCGATGATGAACGAGCTGTGGACCGTCGAGAAAGGCGGCGTGCCCCAGCTCAACGGCAAACCGATCTCCGCCAGTGCACGAGCTGAGATGAAGGAGGCGGTCGTGACGGTCGGTTTCTCCAAGAGCAAATCCGCCTTGGATGCCGGGTTCGAGCGCTACAAGCGCATTGCCTATGAAGTGCGTAAGACCCGCATGCTCGGCAGTGCCGCCCTCGCTCTCGCTTACATCGCCTGCGGGCGCCTGGATGCCTATGTTGAGGAGCAGATCAGCCTCTGGGACATCGCTGCGGGTGTCATGCTCGTGGAAGCTGCCGGGGGTAAAATCATGACCCAAGCCAGCACCATCAAGCCCGGCACCATGTTCATCTGCGCCACCAACGGCAAACTGGACATCGAGCCGTATCTGTAA
- a CDS encoding alpha/beta hydrolase: MSQRLFRSLLFIGAFLLKWENLAAAEANPAAPTANLDAPLTVPLWPDRPPQFLEGAPAEFVGENGSIKNVTVPALVVFPADAEKRTGRALIICAGGGYGSLDWKTHVVYAAQVFNPLGVTVFGLKYRVRPPHRLTNEGIQALTLLDAKRAVRLVRHRAEEWGINPHQIGIAGYSAGGNLAMNLAANFDLGDPQASDPIDRLSSRPDFAVGLATWHWRQKESPFHFRPETPPVFLVHATNDGVPGGAPIEMPKAIAVDLEKLGVPVKMAIFEQGAHGVGNLIPQRVKRGYPPTRWPQLLLEWLDGLPQQPQ; encoded by the coding sequence ATGTCCCAGCGTCTTTTTCGATCCCTTCTCTTCATCGGAGCCTTTCTTCTCAAGTGGGAGAACCTCGCGGCTGCGGAAGCCAACCCTGCTGCACCAACGGCGAACTTAGATGCACCTCTAACTGTTCCCCTCTGGCCGGATCGTCCGCCGCAGTTTCTGGAAGGGGCACCGGCAGAGTTCGTGGGTGAGAACGGCTCCATCAAGAATGTGACCGTCCCCGCACTGGTGGTTTTCCCTGCCGACGCCGAAAAGCGCACGGGGCGAGCTCTGATCATCTGTGCCGGAGGCGGTTATGGTAGCTTGGATTGGAAAACCCACGTCGTTTATGCAGCTCAGGTCTTCAATCCGCTCGGTGTCACCGTCTTCGGATTGAAGTATCGCGTACGGCCTCCGCATCGTCTGACCAACGAGGGCATTCAGGCACTGACCTTGCTCGATGCCAAACGTGCCGTGCGCTTGGTGCGACACCGAGCTGAGGAGTGGGGGATCAACCCACATCAGATCGGCATCGCCGGTTACTCGGCCGGGGGTAACCTAGCCATGAACTTGGCCGCCAACTTCGATCTGGGTGATCCTCAAGCTTCGGATCCCATCGACCGTCTCAGCAGCCGTCCGGACTTCGCCGTGGGACTCGCCACGTGGCATTGGCGACAGAAAGAATCGCCCTTCCACTTTCGCCCCGAAACCCCTCCTGTCTTCCTCGTCCATGCCACCAATGATGGGGTCCCTGGTGGAGCCCCGATCGAGATGCCAAAGGCGATCGCAGTGGACTTGGAAAAATTAGGCGTTCCCGTGAAGATGGCCATCTTTGAGCAAGGGGCTCATGGCGTAGGGAATCTCATCCCTCAGCGCGTGAAGCGCGGCTATCCACCGACTCGCTGGCCTCAGCTCTTGCTGGAGTGGCTGGACGGCCTTCCCCAGCAGCCTCAGTGA
- a CDS encoding phosphopantothenoylcysteine decarboxylase domain-containing protein: MKILITAGPTREPLDPVRYLTNRSSGKMGYALAQAACAEGHEVTLISGPVSLPVLEGVQRISVETARQMFEAVQREIVGKDVAIFSAAVADYRPALIADQKIKKTGETLTLILEKTEDILGSARSVFGFTGYLVGFAAETEKLLTHAQEKMRRKGCDLLIANDVSQPGIGFDSGENEVTLCLPDAAPFSLPRQAKTALARELIAFISQQAVLKNSTR, translated from the coding sequence ATGAAGATTCTGATCACAGCAGGCCCAACTCGGGAACCCCTGGACCCGGTTCGTTATCTGACCAATCGGTCATCGGGAAAAATGGGCTATGCCCTGGCACAGGCGGCTTGCGCGGAAGGACACGAGGTGACCCTGATCTCTGGACCGGTGTCGCTCCCCGTTCTCGAAGGTGTCCAGCGGATTTCCGTAGAGACCGCCCGGCAGATGTTTGAGGCCGTTCAGAGGGAGATTGTAGGAAAAGACGTGGCCATTTTCTCGGCCGCTGTAGCGGACTACCGGCCTGCCCTGATCGCGGATCAGAAGATCAAGAAGACGGGGGAGACCCTGACGCTCATCCTGGAGAAGACCGAGGACATTCTCGGCTCGGCCCGTTCGGTGTTCGGTTTCACGGGATATCTGGTTGGTTTTGCGGCAGAGACGGAGAAACTTTTGACCCACGCTCAGGAGAAAATGCGGCGGAAGGGCTGCGATCTCCTCATCGCCAACGACGTCTCCCAGCCCGGCATCGGGTTTGACAGCGGGGAGAACGAAGTCACTCTGTGTCTGCCAGACGCGGCGCCCTTTTCCCTGCCGCGTCAGGCCAAAACTGCCCTGGCTCGCGAGTTGATCGCGTTCATCAGCCAACAGGCGGTTTTGAAAAACTCCACCCGTTAG
- a CDS encoding putative DNA modification/repair radical SAM protein, protein MNTERKLEILADAAKYDASCASSGAARKDSRGSQGVGSTGGMGICHSFTPDGRCVSLLKVLLTNVCLYDCHYCINRRSSNVQRARFSPEEVVKLTLDFYKRNYIEGLFLSSGIVRSADYTMEQVVEVARQLREVHHFRGYIHLKTIPEASQELIDLAGRYADRISINVELPTQEGLDRLAPEKNLNNTRQAMQGIKARIEENNVAKKEARQIRQRPRAQAPVFATGQSTQMIVGADSSNDAIVLNRADELYRDYRLRRVYYSGFSPIPEPSVLLPLKSPPLVREHRLYQADWLLRFYGFEVTELLPQENPHLDLDLDPKLAWALRFREFFPVDINRAPREMLWRVPGLGVTNVARIIAARRFSRLSLSDLQRMRVNLSKVQPFIVAADHVPQITLLEGADLRQRFLPRPRQLELDFTSPPQATPETAASARSGQL, encoded by the coding sequence ATGAATACGGAGAGGAAACTCGAAATCCTGGCCGATGCCGCCAAGTATGATGCCTCCTGCGCGAGCTCGGGTGCGGCCCGTAAGGACTCGCGTGGGAGCCAAGGGGTGGGCTCGACGGGCGGCATGGGCATCTGCCACAGCTTCACCCCAGATGGCCGCTGTGTCTCCCTGCTGAAGGTGCTGCTCACCAATGTGTGCCTTTACGACTGCCACTACTGCATCAACCGCAGGTCCTCCAATGTACAACGGGCTCGCTTCAGTCCCGAAGAGGTGGTGAAGCTGACGCTGGATTTCTACAAGCGTAACTACATCGAAGGGCTGTTCCTCAGCAGTGGCATTGTCCGCAGTGCAGACTACACCATGGAGCAGGTCGTCGAAGTAGCCCGGCAGCTACGCGAGGTGCATCATTTTCGCGGCTACATTCATCTCAAAACCATCCCGGAAGCCTCTCAAGAACTCATTGATCTTGCCGGGCGATACGCGGATCGCATCAGCATCAACGTGGAGTTGCCGACGCAGGAAGGTTTGGATCGTTTAGCTCCTGAGAAGAATTTAAACAACACCCGCCAGGCCATGCAAGGCATCAAGGCCCGCATTGAAGAAAACAACGTCGCCAAAAAAGAGGCGCGGCAGATTCGTCAACGGCCCCGCGCGCAAGCCCCCGTCTTTGCGACAGGGCAGAGCACTCAGATGATTGTGGGGGCGGACAGCTCCAATGACGCCATCGTTCTGAATCGTGCGGATGAGTTGTATCGGGACTATCGTCTGCGACGCGTCTATTACAGTGGTTTTAGTCCCATCCCTGAACCGAGCGTTTTGTTGCCGCTGAAGTCACCGCCTCTCGTGCGCGAACATCGATTGTATCAGGCGGATTGGCTTCTCCGCTTTTATGGCTTCGAGGTCACGGAACTGCTGCCGCAAGAAAACCCTCACCTCGATCTGGACCTCGACCCCAAGTTGGCCTGGGCGCTGCGCTTTCGCGAGTTCTTCCCGGTGGATATCAACCGGGCACCTCGTGAGATGCTCTGGCGCGTGCCCGGGCTGGGCGTGACGAATGTGGCGCGAATTATCGCGGCACGGCGTTTCTCACGTCTGTCTTTGAGCGACCTTCAGCGCATGCGCGTGAACCTCAGCAAGGTGCAACCCTTCATCGTGGCGGCTGATCATGTGCCGCAGATCACTCTTTTGGAGGGTGCTGATCTCAGACAGCGGTTTTTACCGAGGCCTCGACAGCTGGAATTGGATTTCACCTCACCCCCTCAGGCGACGCCAGAGACGGCAGCTTCTGCTCGGAGTGGTCAGCTTTAA
- a CDS encoding NCS2 family permease, with protein sequence MDRFFKLTERGTSVRTEVLGGLTTFVTMAYIMVVNPAILSFAGIPSGPGTVATILTAVFGCALMGLIANRPIAVAPYMGENAFIAFGLVALGIGWEQRLGAVFVSGVLFLLITLLGIRGWLANAVPAGLKHSFAAGIGLFLAFIGLYETGIVTSFVTGMPAEVLPKGAGGLLAAPAVPVKIGDLRDPQVLLAVLGFLLMIVLMLRKVRGALLIGIAVTAVIGGLAGFGSAPKAVMALPFTGDYDLGAIAFKLDILGVLKLSFLPVLLTLFLMSFLDTLGTLTGLGAAADLLDEKGNFPQVEKPMLVDALTCMFSGLIGTSTSGAYIESATGISEGARTGLAALVTAGLFAVSLFFIPLIEPLQQLRFAYGPALIAVGVLMMGSVRRIDFEDLTEWVPAFVTIVMMLFTYNIANGLTAGFVVHPVLKGAAGRWRELNAGMLILAGMCAAYYLLGMVH encoded by the coding sequence ATGGATCGTTTCTTCAAGCTGACTGAACGCGGGACCTCGGTGCGCACGGAGGTGTTGGGAGGTCTCACCACCTTTGTGACCATGGCCTACATCATGGTGGTGAATCCGGCGATCCTAAGCTTTGCAGGGATTCCCTCTGGGCCGGGCACGGTGGCGACGATTCTGACGGCGGTGTTTGGCTGTGCATTGATGGGCTTGATCGCGAATCGACCTATCGCGGTGGCGCCTTACATGGGGGAGAATGCCTTCATTGCTTTTGGTTTGGTGGCGCTGGGGATCGGCTGGGAGCAGAGACTCGGGGCGGTGTTTGTGAGTGGGGTGTTGTTTCTGCTGATCACGTTGTTGGGCATTCGAGGTTGGCTGGCGAATGCGGTGCCAGCGGGGCTCAAGCACAGCTTTGCAGCGGGGATCGGTTTGTTTCTGGCTTTCATCGGTCTGTATGAGACGGGCATCGTCACCAGCTTCGTGACCGGGATGCCTGCGGAAGTTTTGCCCAAGGGGGCAGGGGGTCTACTGGCGGCTCCAGCGGTGCCGGTGAAGATCGGGGATCTGCGAGATCCACAGGTGCTGCTGGCAGTGCTGGGCTTTTTGCTGATGATCGTGCTGATGCTGCGCAAGGTCCGCGGGGCCTTGCTGATCGGTATTGCCGTGACGGCGGTGATCGGCGGGTTGGCAGGCTTTGGCTCGGCGCCCAAGGCGGTGATGGCACTGCCCTTTACAGGGGATTACGACCTCGGTGCGATTGCCTTTAAGCTGGACATTCTCGGCGTGTTGAAGCTGAGTTTCCTGCCTGTCCTACTGACGCTGTTTCTCATGAGCTTTCTGGATACCCTGGGCACGCTCACTGGGCTAGGCGCAGCGGCGGATCTGCTGGATGAAAAGGGCAATTTCCCTCAGGTGGAAAAGCCCATGCTGGTGGATGCGCTGACATGCATGTTCAGCGGCTTGATCGGCACCTCCACGAGTGGTGCCTACATCGAGTCGGCCACGGGCATCAGCGAGGGGGCACGCACGGGTTTGGCCGCACTGGTGACAGCGGGGTTGTTTGCGGTTTCGCTGTTTTTCATCCCTCTCATTGAGCCGCTCCAGCAGCTTCGTTTCGCTTACGGTCCAGCCCTGATCGCGGTGGGGGTGCTGATGATGGGATCGGTGCGCCGGATTGATTTCGAAGATCTCACGGAGTGGGTGCCCGCCTTTGTCACGATCGTGATGATGCTCTTTACCTATAACATCGCCAACGGCCTGACGGCTGGGTTTGTCGTGCATCCAGTGCTGAAAGGGGCGGCAGGGCGCTGGCGCGAACTGAATGCGGGCATGCTGATCCTGGCGGGGATGTGCGCGGCCTATTACCTGTTAGGGATGGTTCATTGA
- a CDS encoding TIGR03915 family putative DNA repair protein — protein sequence MMVVSIEPHFTSWRLRARELLSRGTRPEDVDWVDGTQTLGLLHEETDAYQSSLSLEVKVPAAFLKLAEQVCAHRDERRWAILYRLLYRLTLGGERHLLTMPTDPDMRQCEMWARAVAREVHKMHAFVRFRGVGIHEATGREEFVAWFEPMYPVLRLAAPFFEKRFAGMNWSILTPEACVSWDGEKLTFLPGMSRQDAPAADAHDDLWRTYYRSIFNPARLKVQTMQSSMPQKYWKNLPEAQIIPELISSSQSRVNTMLETEERPVKPMPNNAYLQSLHRRIRKQE from the coding sequence ATGATGGTCGTCTCCATTGAGCCTCACTTTACTTCCTGGCGTCTTCGAGCGCGGGAACTGCTTTCGAGGGGAACACGGCCCGAGGATGTGGACTGGGTGGATGGAACCCAGACGCTGGGGCTGCTTCACGAAGAGACGGATGCTTATCAAAGCTCGCTGTCCTTAGAAGTCAAAGTGCCTGCGGCTTTCTTGAAGTTAGCGGAACAAGTCTGTGCTCATCGAGATGAGCGGCGTTGGGCCATTCTGTATCGCCTGCTTTATCGCCTCACACTCGGCGGTGAAAGGCATCTGCTGACGATGCCGACGGATCCTGACATGCGGCAATGTGAGATGTGGGCCAGGGCCGTGGCAAGAGAGGTTCACAAGATGCACGCCTTCGTGCGCTTTCGTGGGGTCGGTATCCATGAGGCGACAGGGAGGGAGGAATTCGTGGCTTGGTTTGAACCGATGTATCCTGTTCTCCGGCTTGCGGCACCGTTTTTCGAAAAGCGCTTTGCCGGCATGAACTGGTCCATCCTCACTCCCGAGGCATGCGTGAGTTGGGATGGTGAAAAGCTGACGTTTCTACCGGGCATGAGCCGACAGGATGCCCCTGCGGCAGATGCTCACGATGATCTTTGGCGCACGTACTATCGCAGCATTTTTAACCCCGCGCGCTTGAAGGTGCAGACCATGCAGTCATCCATGCCCCAGAAATACTGGAAGAACCTGCCAGAAGCCCAGATCATCCCCGAACTCATCTCGAGCAGTCAGTCTCGGGTGAACACGATGCTCGAGACGGAAGAACGCCCCGTGAAGCCGATGCCTAACAATGCGTATCTACAGTCGCTCCACAGGAGAATAAGAAAGCAGGAGTGA